The proteins below come from a single Sorghum bicolor cultivar BTx623 chromosome 4, Sorghum_bicolor_NCBIv3, whole genome shotgun sequence genomic window:
- the LOC8078316 gene encoding putative callose synthase 8 isoform X2: protein MELEIVEVGPSSRPLRYVSRPLPPPPPPPPPPPPPQHHQQQHGEAGDAHAAVPPVPQFDSEKIPQTLVSEIRPFLRAANQIEAENPRVAYLCRFHAFEKAHTMDKLSAGRGVRQFKTALLQRLEQDESSTKSKMTQRGDAREMKLFFEKKKQANAHELLPVLAEVLKALLSGTGLEGLVASEDFADLFRYNILPLHPRLSQKPIMVLPEIKVAVSAVFSVRSLPPANMKDEKNHTDVLRWLQSWFGFQKGNVANQREHLILLLANAHARLNPKSSSAQMLDDRAVDELLAKTFENYLTWCKFLGRRSNIWLPSVKQEIQQHKLLYIALYLLIWGEASNLRLMPECLCYIFHHMSYELYGVLSGAVSLITGEKVRPAYGGDDESFLNNVVKPIYNVIFQEAQKNKNGASDHSTWRNYDDLNEFFWSADCFKLGWPMRLNNDFFFTSSATKDSQQATSSSSQQRWLGKTNFVEVRSFWHLFRSFDRMWTLLVLGLQVLIIMAWHGLGSPTQLLDPIIFEDILSIFITNAVLRVIQVILDIAFSWRTKGTMRVDQILRFTIKLSLAVAWAIILPIFYANSQNYKACSTKRSKAFLGMFCLSKYMVVVALYLASNVVGMALFFVPAVTNYIETSTWRICNVLSWWCQPQLYVGRGMQEGLVSILKYTTFWMILLSCKFLFSYYFEIKPLVGPTKEIMKINVNKYEWHEFFPQVKSNAGAILAVWSPIILVYFMDTQIWYSVFCTIFGGMCGIIHHLGEIRTMGMVRSRFCSLPEAFNMSLDPPTMPIERKGMPFSFLEKKIFKKLGKAERHDPTKFALVWSQIISSFRSEDLISNREMDLMTMPVSLVHSSGSIRWPLFLLAKKFSEAVDMAANFTGKSAQLFRKIKKDHYMFCSINDFYELTKNIFRFLIIGETERRVVAAIFDEINKSIQNSSLVTDFRLDQLPSLFCKFDRLAELLFINKQEHRYEVTILLQDIVDILLQDMIVDPQSILDVVNSSERLISDDYGAFNYYEPELFASVSSITSIRYPYPDQQKEQVKRLYLLLSTKEKAAEIPSNLEARRRISFFATSLFMDMPAAPKVRSMLSFSVITPYFMEEVKFSDEELHSNQDEASILSYMQKIYPDQWKNFLERLGSKVTNDEIRCWASFRGQTLSRTVRGMMYYRKALKVQALLDRTNDQDLFEALMATEQGKNKRNIQTLSAELEALADMKFSYVISCQKFGEQKIKGDPHAQDIIDLMMRYPALRVAYIEEKEVIVNNCSHTIEGKEVIVNNCPHKVYSSVLIKAENNLDQEIYRIKLPGPPIIGEGKPENQNHAIIFTRGEALQTIDMNQDNYLEEAYKMRNVLQEFVRRPRDQSPTILGLREHIFTGSVSSLAGFMSYQETSFVTIGQRFLAEPLRVRFHYGHPDIFDRIFHLTRGGISKASKTINLSEDVFAGYNSILRRGNIIYNEYIQVGKGRDVGLNQISKFEAKVANGNSEQTISRDIHRLGRRFDFFRMLSCYFTTVGFYFNSLISVVGVYVFLYGQLYLVLSGLQRALLLEAQTQNIKSLETALASQSFLQLGLLTGLPMVMELGLEKGFRAALSDFILMQLQLASVFFTFSLGTKAHYYGRTILHGGAKYRPTGRKFVVFHASFTENYQLYSRSHFVKGFELIFLLIVYHIFRRSHVSNVVHVMITYSTWFMAVAWLFTPFLFNPAGFAWQKIVDDWADWNRWMKNQGGIGVQPEKSWESWWNGENAHLRHSVLSSRILEVLLSLRFFIYQYGLVYHLNISQDNKNFLVYLLSWVVIIAIIGFVKLVNCASRRLSTKHQLIFRFIKLLTFLSVVTSLILLYCLCQLSIMDLIICCLAFIPTGWGLLLIVQVLRPKIEYYAIWEPIQVIAHAYDYGMGSLLFFPIAVLAWMPVISAIQTRVLFNRAFSRQLQIQPFIDVGKTKRR, encoded by the exons ATGGAGCTGGAGATCGTCGAGGTGGGCCCGTCCAGCCGCCCGCTGCGCTACGTCTCTCGCCCGCTCCCtccacctccgccgccgccacctccaccgccgccgccgcagcatcATCAGCAGCAGCATGGGGAAGCAGGGGACGCCCATGCGGCGGTGCCCCCTGTGCCGCAGTTCGACAGCGAGAAGATCCCGCAGACGCTCGTCTCCGAGATCCGACCCTTCCTGCGCGCCGCCAACCAGATCGAGGCCGAGAACCCGCGCGTCGCGTACCTGT GTCGGTTCCATGCATTTGAAAAGGCTCATACAATGGACAAACTTTCAGCAGGGAGGGGTGTTCGGCAATTTAAAACAGCACTTCTTCAGAGACTTGAGCAG GATGAGAGCAGCACCAAATCAAAGATGACACAAAGAGGTGATGCCCGAGAGATGAAGTTATTCTTTGAGAA GAAAAAGCAAGCCAATGCACATGAACTCTTGCCTGTCCTGGCAGAAGTGCTGAAGGCTCTTCTCAGCGGAACTGGCTTGGAG GGCCTTGTTGCTAGTGAAGATTTTGCAGACTTATTTCGATATAATATTCTTCCACTCCATCCTAGGTTAAGTCAAAAACCAATCATGGTTCTCCCAGAG ATCAAAGTCGCAGTCTCTGCGGTGTTTAGTGTTCGCAGTCTTCCACCAGCCAACATGAAGGATGAAAAAAATCATACAGATGTTCTTCGGTGGCTGCAAAGTTGGTTTGGATTCCAG AAAGGAAATGTCGCCAACCAAAGAGAGCATCTAATTCTATTGCTTGCAAATGCACATGCTAGATTGAATCCCAAGTCATCCTCTGCTCAAATG CTTGATGACAGAGCAGTAGATGAATTGTTGGCAAAAACATTTGAGAACTATCTGACCTGGTGCAAATTTTTGGGGCGAAGAAGCAACATATG GTTGCCCTCTGTGAAGCAAGAAATTCAGCAACATAAACTTCTATACATAGCTCTTTATCTTCTTATATGGGGAGAAGCGTCAAACTTACGACTAATGCCAGAATGCTTATGCTATATTTTTCACCAT ATGTCATATGAGCTATATGGAGTGCTCTCTGGGGCTGTAAGCTTAATTACTGGGGAAAAAGTCCGACCTGCATATGGAGGAGATGATGAATCATTTCTTAACAATGTAGTCAAGCCAATATACAATGTCATATTTCAG GAAGCACAAAAGAACAAGAACGGAGCATCTGATCACTCAACATGGAGAAACTATGATGACCTCAATGAATTCTTCTG GTCTGCTGATTGCTTTAAGCTTGGTTGGCCCATGCGCCTCAACAATGATTTCTTTTTCACATCAAGTGCAACTAAGGACTCTCAG CAAGCTACGAGTTCCAGTTCTCAACAGAGATGGTTGGGAAAGACGAATTTTGTTGAGGTCCGTTCTTTTTGGCATCTCTTCAGAAGCTTTGATAGGATGTGGACTCTCCTTGTTCTTGGGCTTCAG GTTCTGATAATAATGGCATGGCATGGATTAGGAAGCCCTACTCAGTTACTTGATCCAATAATTTTTGAGGATATTCTGAGTATTTTCATCACCAATGCAGTACTTCGAGTTATTCAAG TCATCCTTGACATTGCTTTCTCATGGAGAACCAAGGGAACAATGAGAGTTGATCAGATACTAAGATTTACTATAAAACTTTCTCTTGCGGTGGCATGGGCGATTATTCTTCCTATATTTTATGCCAATTCTCAAAATTATAAGGCTTGTTCAACTAAACGGTCTAAAGCCTTTTTGGGAATGTTCTGCTTGTCAAAATATATGGTGGTTGTCGCATTGTACCTTGCAAGCAATGTGGTTGGGATGGCATTATTTTTTGTCCCAGCTGTCACCAATTACATAGAGACATCTACATGGAGAATTTGTAATGTGTTGTCATGGTGGTGTCAA CCACAATTATACGTTGGACGAGGAATGCAAGAAGGACTAGTATCTATACTGAA GTACACAACCTTTTGGATGATTCTGTTGTCATGTAAATTTTTATTCAGCTACTATTTTGAG ATTAAGCCACTTGTGGGACCAACGAAAGAAATTATGAAGATCAATGTGAACAAATATGAGTGGCATGAATTCTTTCCACAAG TCAAGAGTAATGCTGGCGCTATTCTTGCTGTGTGGTCCCCTATAATTCTT GTCTATTTCATGGACACACAAATATGGTATTCTGTATTCTGTACTATTTTCGGTGGTATGTGTGGTATTATCCATCATCTTGGTGAG ATTCGCACAATGGGAATGGTGAGAAGCCGGTTTTGTTCCTTACCAGAAGCCTTCAACATGTCTCTTGATCCTCCAACAATGCCAATAGAGAGAAAGGGGATGCCTTTTAGTTTCTTGGAGAAGAAAATATTCAAG AAATTAGGTAAAGCTGAAAGACATGACCCAACAAAGTTTGCACTGGTTTGGAGCCAGATAATAAGTAGCTtccgttcagaggacttaatAAGTAATAG AGAGATGGATTTGATGACAATGCCCGTGTCACTAGTGCATAGTTCTGGTTCTATCCGTTGGCCATTGTTTTTACTTGCTAAAAAG TTTTCAGAAGCAGTGGATATGGCAGCAAATTTTACTGGAAAAAGTGCTCAACTCTTCCGGAAAATTAAGAAGGATCACTACATGTTTTGCTCTATAAATGATTTCTATGAACTGACAAAAAATATTTTCAGATTTCTCATTATTGGGGAGACAGAGAGGAG GGTGGTAGCTGCCatatttgatgaaataaataagAGTATTCAAAATTCAAGCCTGGTGACTGATTTTCGGTTGGATCAATTGCCTTCACTGTTCTGCAAATTTGACCGGTTGGCTGAACTTCTG TTTATAAACAAACAAGAACATCGATATGAGGTGACAATTCTGCTCCAAGATATTGTTGATATTCTACTCCAGGATATGATTGTGGATCCTCAAAG TATACTGGATGTGGTTAATTCTTCAGAGAGACTGATCTCTGATGATTATGGAGCATTCAACTACTATGAACCAGAGCTCTTTGCATCAGTCAGCTCAATAACAAGCATCCGATATCCATATCCTGATCAGCAAAAAGAACAG GTTAAACGCctctatcttttgcttagtacaAAAGAAAAGGCTGCGGAAATACCATCAAATTTAGAGGCTCGGCGACGCATTTCATTTTTCGCCACATCTCTGTTTATGGATATGCCTGCTGCTCCCAAAGTTCGCAGTATGTTGTCGTTTAG TGTAATAACTCCATATTTCATGGAAGAAGTGAAGTTTTCAGATGAAGAACTTCATTCAAATCAAGATGAAGCATCCATTCTTTCCTACATGCAAAAGATATATCCAG ATCAatggaaaaactttttggaacGCCTTGGTTCAAAGGTAACAAATGATGAAATTAGATGCTGGGCTTCCTTCCGTGGCCAAACACTAAGCCGAACTG TTCGGGGAATGATGTACTACAGAAAAGCATTGAAAGTACAAGCTTTGTTAGACAGGACAAATGATCAAG ATTTATTTGAGGCACTCATGGCAACTGAACaaggaaaaaataaaagaaatatcCAAACATTATCAGCTGAACTAGAAGCGCTTGCAGATATGAAATTTTCATATGTCATttcatgtcagaaatttggggAACAAAAAATCAAAGGTGATCCCCATGCTCAAGACATCATAGATCTGATGATGAG GTACCCTGCTCTGAGGGTTGCTTATATCGAAGAGAAGGAAGTCATAGTAAATAACTGTTCTCATACGATTGAAGGGAAGGAAGTCATAGTAAATAACTGTCCTCATAAGGTTTATTCCTCTGTGTTAATAAAAGCAGAGAATAATTTGGACCAG GAGATTTACCGTATAAAGCTGCCTGGTCCACCTATCATTGGAGAAGGGAAGCCTGAAAATCAGAACCATGCCATTATCTTCACTCGTGGAGAAGCTCTACAAACAATTGATATGAATCAA GACAATTATCTGGAAGAAGCTTACAAAATGAGGAATGTCCTTCAAGAGTTTGTAAGGCGTCCTAGGGACCAATCTCCAACTATCCTTGGATTAAGAGAGCATATCTTCACTGGAAG TGTTTCATCTCTTGCCGGATTCATGTCATATCAAGAAACAAGTTTTGTTACAATTGGACAAAGATTTCTTGCTGAACCCCTCAG GGTACGGTTTCACTATGGTCATCCAGATATTTTTGATCGGATATTTCATTTAACAAGAGGCGGAATAAGTAAAGCATCTAAAACTATAAACTTAAGTGAGGATGTCTTTGCTG GGTATAATTCCATATTGCGTCGTGGGAATATAATTTACAACGAATACATTCAAGTTGGCAAAGGGCGTGATGTTGGTCTTAACCAGATATCAAAATTTGAAGCTAAAGTGGCAAATGGCAATAGTGAGCAAACAATCAGTCGTGATATTCACCGGCTAGGTCGGCGATTTGATTTCTTCAGGATGCTTTCATGCTATTTTACAACAGTGGGATTTTACTTTAATAGCCTA ATATCAGTTGTTGGTGTTTATGTTTTCCTCTATGGCCAGTTGTACTTGGTTCTCAGTGGCCTGCAGAGGGCTCTGTTACTTGAAGCTCAGACTCAGAATATAAAGTCCTTAGAAACAGCCCTTGCATCTCAGTCTTTTCTCCAGCTGGGACTGCTTACAGGATTGCCTATGGTGATGGAACTAGGTTTGGAAAAGGGTTTTCGTGCAGCTCTGAGTGATTTTATCCTCATGCAATTGCAGTTGGCATCAGTTTTCTTCACATTCTCTCTTGGAACAAAAGCACACTACTACGGCCGTACTATTCTCCATGGGGGTGCTAAATACCGGCCTACAGGGCGTAAATTTGTAGTTTTCCATGCAAGCTTTACTGAGAACTATCAGTTGTATTCTAGAAGTCATTTCGTCAAAGGATTTGAGTTGATCTTCCTTTTGATAGTCTATCACATCTTTAGGAGATCTCATGTGAGCAATGTGGTGCATGTGATGATCACATACTCAACATGGTTTATGGCAGTGGCTTGGCTGTTTACTCCTTTTCTTTTTAACCCGGCTGGTTTTGCTTGGCAAAAAATTGTTGACGACTGGGCTGACTGGAATAGGTGGATGAAGAATCAAGGGGGCATAGGAGTGCAACCAGAAAAGAGCTGGGAGTCATGGTGGAATGGTGAGAATGCACATCTACGTCACTCAGTATTGAGTTCTAGAATTCTTGAAGTGCTGCTCTCGCTACGCTTCTTCATATATCAATATGGCCTTGTCTACCACCTGAATATCTCTCAAGACAACAAGAATTTCCTTGTCTACCTGCTTTCATGGGTCGTAATTATTGCCATTATTGGTTTTGTTAAG CTTGTCAATTGTGCTAGCCGCCGTTTGAGCACAAAGCACCAACTCATCTTCAGGTTCATAAAACTTTTGACATTCCTCTCAGTGGTTACTTCCTTGATCCTTCTCTATTGTCTCTGCCAATTATCTATCATGGATCTGATCATCTGTTGTCTGGCATTCATACCAACTGGCTGGGGTCTCCTCCTT ATTGTTCAAGTTTTGAGACCCAAAATAGAGTACTATGCAATATGGGAGCCTATTCAGGTCATAGCTCACGCTTACGACTATGGAATGGGGTCTCTGCTCTTCTTCCCGATCGCTGTACTTGCATGGATGCCTGTTATCTCGGCCATTCAAACTCGGGTTCTTTTCAACAGAGCATTTTCCCGGCAACTACAGATCCAGCCTTTCATTGATGTAGGCAAAACTAAACGGAGATAG